In Populus alba chromosome 4, ASM523922v2, whole genome shotgun sequence, the genomic window aaatttatcattatacattttagattttattttttttattataagtgattaaatattttatatatatattagataaatttttttaaaaaattaattcattaataaattattttccagttcatttttcataatacaaccaaatactaaaaaatattttccagtttatttttcataacattatcaaacatcaaaaaaaatactttactttTCTTATAAGTCACTTTCCAGAAACGAGTTCACCTGCAAACAAATAAAGCCTAAAGATAAGAACACCACCAGACATCcgacaaaaaaagaaagcacaAACATAAGCAGCCACTTGTTTGTAGCAGCCATCCATAGCTTTACCATGTCAGATCCCCAAAACCCTAATCCCCAAaaccttccttcttcttctgcttcttccTCGTCTAACAAAAACCCCACCGAAATTAAACCCGGAAACGGCAATTACtcgggtcaaaaggtccattTCTCGAACCCACCCGAGACAACAAATCCGGACCCTGCAACACTAAGGGAACAATGGAGGTTTGCTATTAGGCAGTACAGTAAATGGTATTCTCACGCTTGGGGCACTGCTATTCTGGCTGGTGTTTCGTTTTTCGCGCTTGGCTGGATCATCAAGGGATCCAATCCTTTACCCTCTTCCAGGACTGATGATTCCTCTTCTTCGCCTTCTAATGATGCTAAAGAAAAAGCAACCCGATAATTGgtgagttttaatttatttttaatatattcatgttTTATGGTTTGACTTTTGATCTGGGTTCTGGCTGGTTTTAATTTGTGAGCTTGGTTTTTGGTTTCgagatatttttttggtgttggtGATGAATGTATCTTTAATGAATTCTGATTAATTCTAGAGGAATCAAGAATAATTAAGTCATCAATAGCTTCGAGTTATAGAAATGGAATGATCAATTTTGTGCTTAATCAAGGTTCGATCGAACATTCTGATGAAATAATGTCTCTCATTGCTCAACAATTATACAGAGCAACAGCTGATTGCTTCAGAGAGTTATCTTAGAGGCTTGAATCATGGATTTGACCTTGTTTATAGGACGGTGTTGAAAGCTGCTCTGTGAACTTTGATTAAGTTGATGGAGTTTGATTAGGGGGTCAACTCCTGCCAAATAACCAAGTACACTGTGTTCTACAGGCGTAATGTTATCATATATAGACTTCTTACTTATGTCTCTGTAACCTTTGGACTCAAATATGGCTTCAGTGGCGGATTGTGAAGCTTCCTATCCCATTTTTTTGATTCTACAAGAGTTTTGTATTCCATGTGAACTGCGATTTGGTTTTTCCTTGAAGACTATATTATGTTCCATTTTGAATTATCATTATGGAATCTTCTTTTCAAAGGTGGAATCATCATGTTATTGGTCTTATACAttggatatttgtttaaaaacaatGAAGCACCACCATAGAGCAACAATTGTGCTAcctactaaatattttttatgctgttATGTGTAGTGGTAGTTCTTCATTCATAGAATTATATTCTTCCCATTGGTTTACATGGCACCTGGACTGTAATGGCTTCAGTCATCTATCATTCATTCCTTCGTTATGTTTAATCTCAGATATGGGTTTTACCAAAAGCTGTAATAGGATAAAATTTATTCAAGTTATCTTGGGGTTCCTCCTCCTCCCTCATTGGGTTACTGATTCATGATTGAACTATGCTTTGCAGATGCACAAGAATAATGGAGATCAGCCTCTGTATTGGCAGGTTTTTACAATCGAGGTTCTTACTGGTTTTTATGTACAGTTCTTATAAGTTTTGTGACTTACATTTTTTGTGTTCGAGTATCAGCCATTGTATCGGCAGGTTCTTACAACCAAGGTTCTTACTGGTTTTTTATGTACAGTTCTTACAAGTTTTGTGACTTACTTTTGTGTTCAAGTAATAATGGGATTTGTAAGCCAACAATGTGGATGTCGCTGGGCTCTTTCATAATTTGGATCTTTGCCTACATTTTCTCTAATCCGTACAATTGACTTTGAATCCCTTATTGAATGTTTGatcaaggagagagagaggattgaAGTTGAAAGTGTTCTCTcggcttcatttttttttttttttttttttttatttgcaaggAAATTAGATGGAGCAATGTCCGGAGGATTATTGTGCTATGTTAGCATACAAGTGCATGATAACtacattcaatttaattatttcatatcCTAATATTTGCAGAACAAAATCAACATCTTGGAATGTACCGAAGTCTCGCATATTTTGTGTAGAATGCAGATACATATGATGATGCATCAAGTAGAGTTTCGAAACATGAAATGTTGGCTTGGGGCTTTATTATTTCCTTCTCCGTCCAAGCCAGTCTTCGCACGTTTAAGACCCAGACATCCAAACTTAGAATTGCAGCACACGAGCGAGTAAAACAAGGCGGAAAACAGAAACAAATAATTTGACTGATTTAAGagaacaacaaataaacaactttttgtttttgaagatcCAAAATGGGCTAACAAATTCATCTCTAGTTCTTAAAACATGGTAACATTTAACAGTTGAATATTTTTGGTCAACGTAGCATATTGTCAAATGGTCAGCTAAACCTGGATGATATGAACAGGGAATGGAGTCCCAAAGACAATAATCTGTAGACCGGGTCCTCAATATTAATCTGAGAAAATCTTGAAACAtttcaaaaacttatcaatgCTCAAGATGAGCAACATCCAGCCTTTTTCACAGCCGAGACATCATCTCTGCTGCCAACATTAATTGTCTGTCCTTTGGGCAAATATGTTTGGTCATCTCCAACGTCAAGAGCCTTCCTGCTTACAACACGGTAGATCTGGGCCAGCACCTCTGTGAAAGCATTTTCAACATTCATTTGATTCGAGAGCAGAAGTCTCCATGAAAAATGTGCTCTCTTTCAGCAAAACCCTTTGCATCATCAGGGGCAACTGCTCGGAGGTGACGCAGGTCTGCTTTGTTTCCTACGAGCATAATCACATTGTTGGCATCTGTGTGATCCCGAAGCTCCTTTAACCATCTCCCCACATTTTCAAATGTAACATGGCGGTTTACATCATAGACTAGTAAAGCTCCAACTGCCCCCCGATAGTATGCACTTGTGATAGCACGGTATCTTttgaccaaaaaagaaagaaagaaaagaaatacgAGAGATGAATTTGAAGTGTCGTTTTGATTTCTagcatagttaaaaaaatatatgataaaataatacagtgtaaaaaatatttaggaaaataatatagtttaaaaaatcatagataaTATTTACGATTTGCGAGTCGCAAGTGTCATATGTTACTCTTTTAAATTGCAAAATTGCTTGCACATGATTCAatcaagagagagaagagaggagagagagagagaaaagaaaagaaagaaataaaaatatcctaGAGGCACATCGAAACTCCAATAACGACACCACCGATACCATTGAAAAGATATCTACGAGACGAATCCAACTATACCAAGAAAGGTCATCAACAACGATCAGAGTGGACCACACGAGCAGTCCAAAGAAAAATGAGCCCCAACACCTCTGGACAACTCTTGCTGCCCAACACCTCCCTTTTGTTCCCTTAGTCATGCCAGCAGCAATAGCCATATCTCCTTCCTCTAGCGCCACCAGAAGCGGCAACTCACTTGCCCATTTaaccttcttttcttctttttttagcaaCCTTTTATTGCACGCAGGACGtgtaattgcttttttttttattattattatttaccaaCAAAGGGCAAGATGGACTGGACCTTTAGCCTAGCCCAcatttacatatataaaaaaggaagaaattgtTGGGCTTTTAGCTGGCCCAACCCAATTCTTCTAGGCTTGAGCCTCAGGCCTAACCCGTCTAACTTTTAGGTTAAGGGTGTGTTTGCCAAACACACCTTAATGCCTTTcccttcatttttaatttgtctttacTTTAGTGCTTACCCAAACAAagccttagaaaaaaaatccaaaaaaatatcaaaaatctcCATGACcattttgaaattatgttttggtCATTTGTGTGTTTTCCTCAGTATTTTTGTCAAATATTGAGTTGTAGACTTACATTGTAAGATACAaatatagtattaaaaatacttgatttttctctgagattttgaaaaaattccaaaaaattttcaaaaaaaatcttccttgtatcataaaacacaaaaatatgattttcttcaagaatttcatttaatattaggcTATTGACTTTGTACAATACGAAtccgatattaaaaatacttgatttttcttcaaatccaaaaatttcttatttcagaaaaatacaaaaaaatatttttctttaagaattttatttaatattgagctgtAAACTTACACTATAAGATATGGATCCAAAGTGAAAAATAcctgtttttcttcaaaaattaaaaaaatccaaaaagattaaaaaatttcctcatttcaaaaacatatgaaatatgttttgttttagtgCATACGACCAAATTACACTATAAAATATAACCTCAGGTGTTAAAGATACAAACTAGAAGATAAATGCGATTCTAAAATTAAGACCTTATAAGGGTTAGGATTTAACCTTATAAGATAAAGACTTCCTTATAAGATAAAGACTTCCTCATAACTTTATAAACTCAACTTagaataactttataaactCAACATATTTATCTTGAGCCTTAGATAAGACTAATGGATATAAACTCAACTTAGAATAACTTTATAAGTAAAGTGCATGGGGGGTGATGCATCTTCTCCTTGCACAACTAGTCCTTTTACCCAGACTCTCACAAACCATAGGTTTCCTTGTAACCATGATACTAATGGTGACTTTCTCTAATCATAACTAtataattaaactcaaaaccCCTTTCAATTCTAGGAGATAGCTCCATCATTCAATGCCTTACATGTCACGGCAATGATAGTAGAACTTTACTGGACTAGAAGGAGAGAGATGTAGTAAATGATATGATCTATACattcaaatttggattttggagTAATATTAATTGTCTACTGCCCAGTTTTACGCTAATAAGCATAACTTATAATCTGATCGTTGGATTAGGTGAGGATTTGACAAGTGGTTTTGAGAGGTATTTTTCTacattgggttaaaatttctaAACCGAGAGAGATTTCTCTTGCTTTGGTTCTTCAAAGAACTTCTCTTgacttataaaaaaactaactaatCTTTATGGCGTCTTTCATACTTCTCATTCGTGATTTTTTATAACCATCAGATGGGGGTCCGATTGTTATAGTTTTGGTATCTCAGTACAAGTTATTATTGTATCAAGCTTAATTTAAAAGCCTGAATTTAGCTTTCTTGGGATTTGTGATCAATCTTGACTGTGGGTTTCTATAACTTTATATCCACGAGGTTCACACTAGTTGTTATCAAAGCAAGACTTTAAAATCAGGTTATTTCCCTTTATCTTTTAGTTCCTGCATTATTTCATTATTGTTGTCATCTATAACCTAGTTGTggtaaaagttaaaaaattaaaaaaaaaaggatgattaTTTGCAATTtggttgtttataatttatatatgtaaaaataaaaaataaaaattggaaaagtgggttaatattttttccaaaagcGAGTTGACATCCAAGCAAGGCAATGATTCAAGATCAAATCTTTTTTAGGGGAGGAGGAATGATGCAAATCAACGAGCATCATCAAAAAATTCATTAGAGGTATTAATTGGGTCTATTTCAAGGTTTGAAACTAAGAGGATCTAAGAGAAATTGATTGGGTTGATTCTAGAATTTTGGGTTAGCAAGTTGCAAATCTGCCAACCTAGAcctttatgttatttttgtgaCATATCTTGAGCTACAAGTAGAATTTCACTACAATTCTAGTTGGGCTAGAAACTAGACGTTTTAATCTTTCATCTATATATGATAGACctattaattcatttaaatgaTAGAGAATAACATGTTTGAAGTTAGGCTAGAAGTTgctataaaagttttgttatttgtttcctTATGATTTGTGGACTTTTTATTAAGTAAGGATTCCTTTTCTATTAAAGAAGGATATGTGACAATAATTGGGATTATTTTGGTAAGGGTTTCCATTTCAGCAACTtgtgtttccttttgttttgtggtttttttcattgatgtgttttttttcattgacaAGGTTTCCCTCATTTAAGGACACTAGTGGtgattttgagcttatttttcTAATACAAAATTTTATGTTAACATGCAAAGAAATTTATTCGATCATTGGATCTGAGTTGATAGTCTATTAGAGATTTCGAAAGATCTTGTTTTATattaggttaaaatttcaggtAAGTCAGACATCAGGAAAGCCTCGCGATAAGATCTAGAAGCTATTATGCAGGAATTGTATTAGTTTTCTagttaatttaagatttttttttcatatgttattTAGAACCCTTGTATTAGTTTTCAGTATTGTTTAAGACATTTTTACCTAGTATAAACAAGTTATTTAGCttgtaaatagtttttttttttttcaaactttgatTTCAACAATTATTATTGTGTGTTGTGagagatttctttttctttggttcttcaaaaaacttttcttgacttatcaaataattaaccaGTCTTCACGGTATATTTTATACTTCTTGTTCGCGATTCTCTATAATAGTTGGGTGGGGATCTAGTTATTGTAGTCTTGGTGTTTCAGTGCAGGTTATTGTTGTATCAAGATCAATTCAAAAGCCTGAATTAGCTTTCTTAAGATTTGTgatcaatcttgattgtagGTTTTGGGTTATTATAGGACTTGTCACCTCGGATAAGTTTGGCTTCATcgatttagatttaaaattgaGGTAAGTATTCTTTACTTCCCTATCATTAGTGTTATTCCATCTCTTGTCTCGTTTcatcttgttttgttttattgttgaaGTGAACGATGCCATTAAAGTTTTAACAACTAAATTGATTATTCTTTGAAGGGATTTTGACTAAAACACAAGTGGAGTGTAAACACATGAGAAAGCAAGCGAGGATGCGATTTTGTTTCTATAATTAATGTGAATTTTGCAGAATTACAACATGTATTCTAATGATGCATTATATATCACCAAGGGTGAGGAACAAACAAATAAAGGTTCTaactaaagaacaaaaaaacctatACTGTATGCTAGGGGTggcataaaaagaaattgatgagTTAAAAGAATTAATCAATGCTAGGAAAGcttcaaaaaaagaagagtatCAGTGTGGAAAGAATGTAAGatgaaagagaagggctgcTACTTTTATTCAATGTTATTAGAGGAAATTATTGGCAAGAAAAGAGCTCTGAATGTTTAAAGAAAAGACTAATGAAGTATCCATTGTTCTTATTAAAGATTCGAGGATGAATCATCTTGAAAAGAGAAGGAATGATACGATCCCTGCAAGGGTTGAAcctttaaatttggattttggtgTAATGTTAccttttatctatttttaagcTACAAAGCATAACTCTCAATTTGATTATTGAATCATGATGAAATTTTACCTGAAGTTTCAAgagttattttactattttggtttaaaatttagGTCAATTAGAGTTCGGAAAGACATAACGATATAGGTTAGAAGTTTCTGTATAGATTTTTCTGTTTGTTGTCTTTTGACTTGTGAACTTCTTATTTGGAAATGATCATTTTTCTAATGATATAAGGATATTTAGCAATTATTATAGTGTATTGTGagtgatttcttttattttggttctttaaagaacttctcttgacttatcgaagaattaattaattttcatggtGTCTTTCATATTTCTCTTTTGCGATTCTCTATAATTGTTGGGTGAGGTGTGATTATTATAGTCTTGGGGTCTCGATACAAGTTATCGTTGTGTCAAACTCAATTCAAAAACCTAAATTTAGCTTTCTTGGGATCTTGGATCAATCTTAATCatagatttttagatttttatatctACTAGGTTTGTATCAGCAAACCTTTATGTACTACTTTGATATAATGAATTGAAAGTCACCAACAATTCAAAGGTTCATAGaccaaacaccaaaaacaaGAGGACAAAATATTTCAGCTTAATGatgctattattattaacatgaacAATTTAACACCTAAGAGAGAAGAATTGAAATTAACAGAAACTAGGCAATTCAATAGCCATGAGTTCAACactataatttttcattagCAGATAAAGAATGAAGAAATAACAAATAACTAGAGAATTCAGAGCATGTGTTGGTTCCCATAATTATACAGGAAAAGAGGGGGGGCATCACAAACTCAGCATTTACAAGCAAAAGGGATCGGCATCTCACATGCTAGCAGGCGTTGATGACAAGCTCATTGTAACGATCGATTACTAGTGCACGAAACCCATGTCTCAGAACTGCAGCTCTTACAACGTCAAGAacccattttatattttgaagtgCATCGTCTTCACATCTACTCCATGAACCACAGGAAAAGCCCACGTAATAAGACATCAAGAGCAATGCCAACAGGTTAATTACATCATGAACTTGATTAATTAGAATGACAAAAATTAGATCTAAAGCAAGTGTCTGGAAATATCACAGGCTTCACAATGAGGAATATTCTTCcagaagtttttattaattatggtTCTGGGATCATTCAAACATTTGTTCTTCAATGTGCATAAGTTCAACAAACAGTTAATATAAATGTTATTAACTATTATCAATTTatgtaaattcttttttttttttaaattttcaacttaaccataaaattaacaaaaaataattggtacTCATTAAATTACCTATCATCTCTTCAATTCTAACACAACTAAGTTATAAAATTACACTCAATCTCATTAAATGacaaattaaaactattttatacAAATTCATACAATAAGTGAAACACTTAAATATGTAAGCaaattttaaatactaaaaataaatttcaatagaTTAACGTGAAACATAAATGGATAATTTTAGATCAATGAGTTCAAGTTCGGATAACCCATTTTATTGTTGATTATGAAAGACTCAGTGCTGAGACGACCAAAGTCTGTCAATTGGTAATGAAGATGAAATCACAAAAGGGTGATACATGTGCTTCCTTTTATTGGCCCACAGTCCCAGTAATGACCtgccttctcctcctcctcctcctctagtaTTTCTATTCTAGATTAATTGTATTTACATTTGTAATAAAtacttaaatttgtaataaatatttgatttttatattaatataatttattttaattatttttctacttttgtttaatagattttttttaaaaaaatatatttttaaattatcacaGAAGGTGTTACCGACGAACTTAGTTTGTCGATATATTTcagagaattgaaaaaaaattactgcaaATACCACTACCACTATTTAATCACTAGCAAAATTCCAGACGGTCTTTTTTGTTGGTTACATGTCAAATTCACcgagaaaaatacaaataaaaaaaaaaatcactaatgaAATTATATACTGTTTTTTTGTTGGTGATATGTTATATTCCCCGATTAAAATATTAACGGAATGAAGCAAgtaatttttcaacttatttttgtCGTTAATAAATCCATTGGTaattttattaccgacggactcaccAATATAAGACAAATTACTAACAAGAGTTTTACcgataaagtatttttatctgTAAGCTCGTTGGTAAAATTAATGCCAATAAACTAAaagtataaatattgaaaaaaaatttcattgataaatctaaaaattttaataatgcatgaaaataaaagaaatcaaggGATGGAAGCTTCGGTCTTGGGAGAGGCAGAATTTAGGGCGGGGGGGGGGTTGTTTAGCTGAAATGAACTTTGAAAGACTTGATGAGtataattctcatttgaaatCACTAAGGGattttcattgatatttttatcggtgatttgacatgttaaaaaTGTTAATAGAAATTCTgacacaattatttttaaattcaatctgaagagaattttttattggcgtttttttttttttaattttttttttctggtaatGGTTGATACGTGACGCCACATTATCATTCATAGGAGCCTAAAACAGGACGTTGAGATGAGCTTTAGAAGCCGGAAAGTTTTTGTAATATTGGTGTAGCTATTTGGGCTGCGACCCAAACAATATGGGTGTTACCATTTGGACCAAAAACTAGGCAACAAAGGTTTGTTGCCGTttgggtttaataatattaactgccatttctctttaatttaatttcttttttaatcactCAGTGATGGGATAAGATTGAGGAGCTATCCCAGAAACCCGTAAAATTCatgttgaaataaataaataaataaaacagaaataTTATTACGAATAAGAGCTTTACCAAACTTGGGAAAATATCAGTGTCAAACCATGCAATATGTTGAGttaattctctcttttttgatCGTTTGGACATTCAGAGTTTCCAGTAGTCTTATCATTCAAAGATGGACAGCGAGGAAGAAAGGTTTTGTATCAAAATTTCAATGTCTGTTCTTGGGAtacattttcttaaaaaacaaattcacatcttcttaatgattttagattcatcattttagcataaattaagatcaaataataaaattaaattaaagagaaatgacagttaataatattttttgtttttgatgaagttaatattttgttcttgatgaaAGCTTACTGATATAGCTTTCTTCAGTTTTTAATGTCATAAATTTCCTATTTCCTTTCATTGCTATTATTCCAAtcctttttataataataataaaaataatttaagcatACGAAAAGAATGCATAAATAAgtcctaattaattaacttaacaTTCTTGACATTAACtgtcatttctctctctctctctctctctctttttgtcaatttattGATTTCTCTACTGTTAATGgatctctctgttttttccttttttctactttttctgTTCCTTTCGGGTTGATCAGTCCAAGAATCTGATCATTTAAGAATCAGATCATCAAATATGGAACTTGTACCATATTTTCTAACGAGTTGAATAGAATTCAATCCATTTCAAACGACCAAATAAGGATAAGATGTGTTTATGCCCAAGGACCAAGAATCATGTATGATGTTTATGTCGTGTAGATACATTAATTTTCTAACAATCTAATAAGATAATATCTATGATGTTATTTTAGATCAAATTAACAACATAACAATATACTAAAACaattggttagttttttttttgttggaaagacaTCACAATTGCTCATcgacaataaataaaacaattaatttaatatttggattTTGAGAGTCTTCTTATATAGCTCCCTCGTTCTACTTTAACTATCATACATATCTTTCATCTTCATTATTTTCACTTGACCTCAAATTTAATAACTCTGTGCAATCCTTAGGGAAGTCGATGGTGAGAAGGAAGAATCCAATTGAGCCACCATCCACGGTGCAAGTCTATTTCAATCTTCTCATTAACTTAGAGGACCACCGCAAGAATCTATCGCCTTTACCTGGCTGGCAAAAATAAGGCCACTTATATTGCCGGACTAGATCGATGTCACATCCAATGAGAACCTGGAATTTAATCAATGAAGAATTTTTAATCCTTTTCGACATGTGTAGGCCCTACATTAGAGGCTAGGTGATTCTCTTCTGATCCTATATAACGCTAAGGCTTCCTCCACATCGCATCCATCCTCAGCTTCTGTTTGCTTACAAGTCGTTAGTTTTCTTATAGATATGGCTCAAATTGACAACCAGATTGCCAACAAGAGTGAGATCACGACACCAATTCAATGCTCTGCTTTTAAGTTTTATGAGGTCTACAGGAAAGAAGCGTTCCTCTTGCCGAGGATTTCTCCTCGTAATGTTAAGAAAATAGAACTCGTTCCCCCTACTTGTAGTTGGGAGGATAAAGTAGGCTCCCGCAAGCTCGTTCACTTCGATGAAGGTTTGAACTCAGATTTCTTAAAGGAGGGAGAGACTCTCATTCacattttcaatcttttttccttaagataattatcaattaatcactttgttccataattttttttatagcatctGTTTTCCTTGagcatgcatgcatatattttaacaacAGCGgcgttgtttttttaaatagctggACTTGAGTCTTTCAAGGATGAAGTGATAGAGATTCAACCTCACGCCAAGAAAATCACCTT contains:
- the LOC118033053 gene encoding uncharacterized protein; translation: MSDPQNPNPQNLPSSSASSSSNKNPTEIKPGNGNYSGQKVHFSNPPETTNPDPATLREQWRFAIRQYSKWYSHAWGTAILAGVSFFALGWIIKGSNPLPSSRTDDSSSSPSNDAKEKATR
- the LOC118033092 gene encoding ras-related protein RABA1f-like, giving the protein MAIAAGMTKGTKGRCWAARVVQRYRAITSAYYRGAVGALLVYDVNRHVTFENVGRWLKELRDHTDANNVIMLVGNKADLRHLRAVAPDDAKEVLAQIYRVVSRKALDVGDDQTYLPKGQTINVGSRDDVSAVKKAGCCSS
- the LOC118033056 gene encoding kirola, whose translation is MAQIDNQIANKSEITTPIQCSAFKFYEVYRKEAFLLPRISPRNVKKIELVPPTCSWEDKVGSRKLVHFDEAGLESFKDEVIEIQPHAKKITFKVLEGKMMMSFYHSFQATLEVTEGSAKWTVVFTKKNALCPNPDYYLQRLDSVNKDINTYLLPSN